Genomic DNA from Halobaculum sp. CBA1158:
CTTCGTGAGCACCGAGCCGTCGACGCTAGCGGCGTCGTTGAACTCCTGGGCGCGCTTGACGGCGTCCTGGCCGGCGACCGCCTCGTCGACGAAGAGGGTGAGGTCCGGGTCGACGACCCGGTCGATCTTCTCAAGCTGCGCCATCAGGTCGTTGCTCGTGTGGAGGCGACCCGCGGTGTCGCCGAGCACCACGTCGATGTCGTTCGCCTCGGCGTACTCGACGCCGTCGTAGATGACGGCGGCGGGGTCGCCGCCCTGCTCGTGGGCGATGATCTTCCGGTCGAGCGCGTCGGCGTGCTCGCGGAGCTGCTCGTTCGCCCCGGCACGGTAGGTGTCGCCGTTCGCCAGCACCGACGAGTAGCCTCGCTCGTCGAGCCACTCCGACAGCTTCGCGATCGTGGTGGTCTTGCCGACGCCGTTGACGCCGGTGAACACGATGGTGACGGGCTTGTCGGACTCGGCGATGCGCTCCTCGAAGTCGAACTGGCCGACGGAGATGACCTCCAGCAGCGCGTCGTGCAACGCCTCCGTGACGAGCTGGTCGGTCGTCTCCACCTGCGCACGCGTCTCGCCGACCATCTTCTCGCGTACGGTGTCGAGGATCTCGCTGGCGACGCTCATCTCCACGTCGCTCGAGAGCAACGCGAGCTCGAGGTCCTGAAGGGGCCCCTCGAGGTCCTCCTCCTCGATGATGACCTTCCCGGTGGCCAACGCCGCGGCGCGTTTGAGCCGACCCGGTCCGGCGTCCTCGCCGTCGCCGTCGGCCGCATCGGCGTCGACGCCGTCGGCGGCTCCGGCGGAGTCGTCGGGTCCGGCCGTCTCGGCCGCGTCGGCGGGGGCCTCGGCGACCGCGTCGCTCTCCGATTCGGCCTCGGCCTCGGCGTTCGCGGCCTTCTCCTCGACCTCCTCGGCGGCGTCCTCGCGGAAGGAG
This window encodes:
- the ftsY gene encoding signal recognition particle-docking protein FtsY; amino-acid sequence: MFDGLKDKLSSFREDAAEEVEEKAANAEAEAESESDAVAEAPADAAETAGPDDSAGAADGVDADAADGDGEDAGPGRLKRAAALATGKVIIEEEDLEGPLQDLELALLSSDVEMSVASEILDTVREKMVGETRAQVETTDQLVTEALHDALLEVISVGQFDFEERIAESDKPVTIVFTGVNGVGKTTTIAKLSEWLDERGYSSVLANGDTYRAGANEQLREHADALDRKIIAHEQGGDPAAVIYDGVEYAEANDIDVVLGDTAGRLHTSNDLMAQLEKIDRVVDPDLTLFVDEAVAGQDAVKRAQEFNDAASVDGSVLTKADADSSGGAAISIAFVTGKPILFLGVGQGYDDLELFDPEELVDSLLGEE